One window of the Deltaproteobacteria bacterium genome contains the following:
- a CDS encoding xanthine dehydrogenase family protein subunit M has product MIRFDYQEPTTLKKAIALLEKHGDDARAIAGGTSLLIMMRQRLLMPKVVVSLARIPKFDTITFNAKTGLRIGAGARHRDVELSPAIKEHYPLLHETFHKVAQPRIRNMGTIGGNLAAGDPLTDPGASLIALDAEVVLAGSKGSRTVKLDEFFVDYYQTALEPGELLTEIRVPPPARKGWSHIKFTPRSVEDFATVGVAVTASASKGVCDDVRIGLNSIASTIIHAKKTEDVLRGKTINEELLRQAGEVAVTEVDPSDDNRGSAEYKREMVKVLVRRAAQEALQRAR; this is encoded by the coding sequence ATGATCAGATTCGATTACCAAGAACCCACGACCCTCAAAAAAGCCATCGCGCTGCTCGAAAAACACGGCGACGACGCCCGCGCCATCGCCGGCGGCACGTCACTGTTGATCATGATGCGCCAGCGCCTGCTGATGCCCAAAGTGGTCGTCAGCCTGGCGCGTATTCCAAAATTCGACACGATTACGTTCAATGCCAAAACCGGTCTGCGCATCGGTGCCGGCGCGCGCCATCGCGACGTGGAATTATCTCCGGCCATCAAGGAGCACTATCCCCTGCTCCATGAGACCTTTCACAAAGTCGCCCAGCCGCGCATCCGCAACATGGGCACCATCGGCGGCAATCTCGCCGCCGGCGATCCATTGACCGACCCGGGCGCAAGCCTGATCGCACTCGATGCCGAAGTGGTGCTCGCCGGGAGCAAAGGCTCACGGACTGTGAAGCTAGATGAATTTTTCGTGGACTACTATCAAACCGCTCTAGAACCGGGCGAGCTGCTGACCGAAATCCGCGTACCACCACCGGCACGCAAGGGCTGGTCACACATCAAATTCACACCGCGCAGCGTTGAAGACTTCGCTACGGTAGGCGTGGCCGTGACCGCCAGTGCCTCTAAAGGCGTCTGCGACGATGTCCGAATCGGTTTGAATTCCATTGCCTCGACGATCATCCACGCGAAAAAGACGGAGGACGTCTTGCGAGGCAAGACGATCAACGAAGAATTGCTCCGGCAGGCGGGCGAAGTCGCGGTCACCGAAGTGGACCCCAGCGACGACAACCGCGGCTCTGCGGAATACAAGCGAGAGATGGTCAAAGTCTTGGTTCGCCGCGCCGCGCAGGAAGCATTGCAGCGCGCCCGCTAA
- a CDS encoding glutathione S-transferase family protein, with translation MIKLYDFKSSPNCQRVKIVLAEKNLPYEVVPIDLQKKEQKAPEYLKINPYGKVPAMTDDATMLYESLVINEYLDEKYPNPPLMPKDPAKRAKGRILIDYGMAHFDSAYQKLRMELMKDAKEQSQPLIDGAKADLKKLLQRFEDELGNQDYMLGDFSLVDADLLPRFTRLEGFKVLPDPSMPKMAKYMERMKARPSVMAIL, from the coding sequence ATGATCAAACTTTACGATTTCAAGTCGTCGCCCAACTGCCAGCGGGTGAAAATCGTCTTGGCAGAAAAGAATCTGCCCTACGAGGTCGTCCCCATCGATTTGCAAAAGAAAGAGCAGAAAGCACCTGAATATTTAAAGATCAACCCGTACGGTAAAGTGCCGGCGATGACGGACGACGCGACCATGCTTTACGAGTCGCTGGTCATCAACGAATACTTGGACGAGAAGTATCCGAACCCGCCGCTTATGCCCAAGGACCCAGCGAAGCGAGCGAAGGGACGAATCCTAATCGATTACGGCATGGCCCATTTCGACAGCGCCTACCAGAAGCTGCGTATGGAGCTGATGAAAGACGCCAAAGAGCAGAGCCAACCGCTCATCGACGGCGCCAAGGCCGATTTGAAGAAACTCTTGCAGCGCTTCGAAGATGAGCTTGGCAATCAGGACTACATGCTCGGCGACTTTTCCCTGGTCGATGCCGACTTGCTGCCCCGCTTCACGCGCCTTGAGGGCTTCAAAGTCCTGCCCGATCCGTCCATGCCGAAGATGGCCAAATACATGGAACGTATGAAAGCACGGCCTTCGGTTATGGCGATCTTGTAG